In Actinomadura citrea, a single window of DNA contains:
- a CDS encoding STM4013/SEN3800 family hydrolase, protein MHDMNAVIGGHDVLLVTLDTLRYDVAAELAAAGETPTLTGLLPEGRWERRHTPGSFTYAAHAAMLAGFLPTPASPGPHPRLFAGAFPGSETTAPGTWTFEAADLPTGLAAAGYHTVCVGGVGFFNKLTPLGSALPSLFAESHWERGFGVTDPESLPNQIDRIAEVIARLPAERRLFLLLNVASLHQPNWFYLEGATRSDGDTRATHAAALRHVDAHIGRLFGLMRRPCFVIVCSDHGTAYGEDGHTGHRIGHEVVWTVPYGEFVLS, encoded by the coding sequence ATGCACGACATGAACGCGGTCATCGGCGGCCACGACGTGCTGCTGGTGACCCTCGACACGCTGCGCTACGACGTGGCCGCCGAACTGGCCGCGGCGGGGGAGACCCCCACCCTCACCGGACTGCTCCCGGAAGGACGCTGGGAGCGCCGCCACACACCCGGAAGTTTCACCTATGCCGCGCACGCGGCGATGCTGGCCGGCTTCCTGCCGACGCCCGCGTCGCCCGGCCCGCATCCGCGACTGTTCGCCGGCGCCTTCCCGGGCAGCGAGACCACCGCCCCCGGCACCTGGACGTTCGAGGCCGCCGATCTGCCGACGGGCCTTGCCGCCGCCGGCTACCACACGGTCTGCGTGGGCGGCGTCGGGTTCTTCAACAAGCTGACGCCGCTCGGGTCGGCGCTGCCGTCGCTCTTCGCCGAGAGCCACTGGGAGCGCGGGTTCGGCGTGACCGACCCGGAGTCGCTGCCCAACCAGATCGACCGGATCGCCGAGGTCATCGCGCGGCTGCCTGCCGAACGCCGCCTGTTCCTGCTGCTGAACGTCGCGTCCCTGCACCAGCCCAACTGGTTCTACCTGGAGGGCGCCACACGCTCGGACGGGGACACCCGTGCGACCCACGCCGCCGCCCTCCGGCATGTGGACGCGCACATCGGCAGGTTGTTCGGGCTGATGCGCCGCCCGTGCTTCGTCATCGTCTGCTCCGACCACGGGACGGCGTACGGCGAGGACGGCCACACGGGCCACCGCATCGGCCACGAAGTCGTCTGGACCGTTCCTTACGGGGAGTTCGTGCTGTCGTGA
- a CDS encoding STM4014 family protein, translating into MTLAVVGTPGDRRPALFAAACRSAGLPEPRLVPWTDVLRGAPLSFRAGEAVRVDSPGEDPEADALLRGPGAPERAGGGARWHRTFTAALRRLSAAASASGARLLGDVEEIAVMFDKRLTHARLLSAGVPVPVALPEVNGYGELRSRMDEAGERRVFVKPAHGSSASGVVALQTAPGRVRAVTSAFLAGDRLLNSLRVRSYGTEDEVATLVDLLAPDGLHVERWLPKATLDGRVFDLRVVVIDGEPTHAVVRTSRTPMTNLHLGGARGDLGTVRRALGEGGWKRALDVCARAAACFPGSPMVGVDLLVGFGLKRFAVCEVNAFGDLLPGLTGLPGSSAEGLDTYGAQVRAMVHACTT; encoded by the coding sequence ATGACCCTCGCGGTGGTCGGCACGCCCGGAGACCGGCGTCCCGCGCTGTTCGCCGCGGCATGCCGGTCCGCCGGGCTGCCCGAGCCGCGGCTCGTCCCCTGGACGGACGTGCTGCGCGGAGCCCCGCTCTCCTTCCGGGCGGGTGAGGCGGTCCGCGTCGACTCGCCCGGCGAGGACCCCGAGGCCGACGCGCTGCTGCGCGGTCCCGGCGCGCCCGAGCGGGCGGGCGGCGGGGCGCGGTGGCACCGGACGTTCACCGCGGCGCTGCGGCGGCTGTCGGCGGCGGCGTCGGCGTCCGGTGCCCGGCTCCTCGGCGACGTCGAGGAGATCGCGGTCATGTTCGACAAGCGGCTGACCCACGCCCGCCTGCTCTCCGCGGGTGTCCCCGTGCCGGTCGCCCTGCCCGAGGTCAACGGGTACGGGGAGCTCCGCTCCCGGATGGACGAGGCAGGCGAGCGGCGGGTGTTCGTGAAGCCGGCGCACGGCTCGTCCGCCTCGGGGGTGGTCGCGCTCCAGACCGCCCCGGGCCGCGTGCGGGCCGTGACGTCGGCCTTCCTGGCCGGCGACCGGCTGCTCAACTCGCTGCGCGTCCGCTCCTACGGGACCGAGGACGAGGTCGCGACGCTGGTCGACCTGCTCGCGCCGGACGGCCTGCACGTCGAGCGGTGGCTGCCCAAGGCGACGCTCGACGGGCGCGTGTTCGACCTGCGCGTCGTCGTCATCGACGGCGAGCCCACGCACGCGGTCGTCCGCACCAGCCGGACCCCGATGACGAACCTGCACCTGGGCGGTGCCAGGGGAGACCTGGGGACGGTGCGGCGCGCGCTCGGGGAGGGCGGCTGGAAGCGGGCACTGGACGTGTGTGCGCGCGCAGCCGCCTGTTTCCCGGGCAGCCCGATGGTCGGCGTCGACCTGCTCGTGGGATTCGGATTGAAGCGGTTCGCGGTGTGCGAGGTGAACGCCTTCGGCGACCTGCTCCCCGGGCTGACCGGCCTGCCCGGAAGCTCCGCCGAGGGCCTGGACACCTACGGCGCCCAGGTCAGGGCGATGGTGCACGCATGCACGACATGA
- a CDS encoding STM4015 family protein: protein MIQERLSTFAGLPVHTFDGEPDGPLPEPGDVAWGVYHHVHDNGVWGAEVPENLDLLLEKVETAQVTHLVIGFWGFNTEDFSPVEWLVDNAERFPRLRALFLGDILDWDVHISWIQHGDISPLFDAFPGLEHFEIRGASDLRFEPLRHERLKVLRIESGGLPVEVVQAVAGGDLPALEHLDLWIGSDMHGGSSAAEDFAPFLTGERFPSLKHLGLENGPFQDELAEALASAPVVARLESLSLAMGMLSDRGAEALLSGQPLTHLRSLDLHHAFLSEPMAERLRAALPGVELDLEDALGEAAWVGQEWAFSDFYVAVSE from the coding sequence ATGATCCAGGAACGCCTTTCCACCTTCGCGGGGCTGCCCGTCCACACCTTCGACGGCGAGCCGGACGGCCCGCTGCCGGAGCCGGGGGACGTGGCCTGGGGCGTCTACCACCACGTCCACGACAACGGCGTGTGGGGCGCGGAGGTCCCCGAGAACCTCGACCTCCTCCTGGAGAAGGTCGAGACCGCGCAGGTCACCCATCTCGTCATCGGCTTCTGGGGGTTCAACACCGAGGACTTCTCCCCGGTCGAGTGGCTCGTGGACAACGCCGAGCGGTTCCCGCGCCTGCGGGCGCTGTTCCTCGGCGACATCCTCGACTGGGACGTGCACATCTCCTGGATTCAGCACGGCGACATCTCGCCGCTGTTCGACGCCTTTCCGGGGCTGGAGCACTTCGAGATCCGCGGCGCGTCCGACCTGCGGTTCGAGCCGCTGCGCCACGAGCGTCTGAAGGTGCTGCGGATCGAGTCCGGCGGGCTGCCGGTCGAGGTCGTGCAGGCGGTCGCGGGCGGCGACCTGCCCGCGCTGGAGCACCTGGACCTGTGGATCGGCTCGGACATGCACGGCGGGTCGTCCGCGGCGGAGGACTTCGCGCCCTTCCTCACCGGCGAGCGGTTCCCCTCCCTGAAGCACCTCGGCCTGGAGAACGGCCCGTTCCAGGACGAGCTGGCGGAGGCGCTGGCGAGCGCCCCGGTCGTCGCCCGGCTGGAGTCGCTCAGCCTGGCGATGGGGATGCTGTCGGACCGGGGAGCGGAGGCGCTGCTGTCCGGGCAGCCCCTCACCCATCTGCGCAGCCTCGATCTGCACCACGCCTTCCTGAGCGAGCCGATGGCCGAACGGCTCCGGGCGGCGCTGCCCGGCGTCGAGCTCGACCTTGAGGACGCGCTGGGCGAGGCGGCGTGGGTGGGACAGGAATGGGCGTTCAGCGACTTCTATGTCGCGGTGTCGGAATGA
- a CDS encoding STM4015 family protein, whose protein sequence is MGIYQHLEEYVGLPVATFNEDTGTEEEDDGRGAGSDPVSGEDFPPAGEAAWFVGTSFDEEPFGEVFARFLETIDTTEVTALIIGYWGASYELEKVPDPVALLTGAAASFPKLRSLFLGDITGEEAEISWIEHADISPLFAAFPDLERLEVRGAQELSLDPIKSEALKVLRFESGGLPARIVRAVGASDLPNLRHLDLWLGEANYGGDTTVADLAPFLSGERLPALRHLGLEDSEIQDEIAAAVAGAPVVARLESLSLAMGILTDQGAEALLAGQPLTHLRKLDLHHHFLSDTMIERVRAALPGVEVDLDEQEKPDGDWHYIAVSE, encoded by the coding sequence ATGGGCATCTATCAGCACCTTGAGGAATATGTCGGCCTGCCGGTGGCCACGTTCAACGAGGACACCGGCACCGAGGAGGAGGACGACGGCCGCGGCGCGGGCTCCGATCCCGTCAGCGGAGAGGACTTCCCGCCCGCGGGCGAGGCCGCCTGGTTCGTCGGGACCTCCTTCGACGAGGAGCCGTTCGGCGAGGTCTTCGCGCGGTTCCTGGAGACGATCGACACCACCGAGGTGACGGCGCTCATCATCGGCTACTGGGGCGCGTCCTACGAGCTCGAGAAGGTCCCCGACCCGGTGGCGCTGCTGACCGGGGCGGCCGCGTCGTTCCCGAAGCTGCGGTCGCTGTTCCTCGGGGACATCACCGGCGAGGAGGCGGAGATCTCCTGGATCGAGCACGCCGACATCTCGCCCCTTTTCGCCGCGTTCCCCGACCTGGAGCGGTTGGAGGTGCGCGGTGCGCAGGAGCTCTCCCTCGACCCGATCAAGAGCGAGGCGCTGAAGGTGCTGCGGTTCGAGTCGGGCGGGCTGCCGGCGCGGATCGTCCGCGCCGTCGGGGCGAGCGACCTGCCGAACCTGAGGCACCTCGACCTGTGGCTCGGCGAGGCGAACTACGGCGGCGACACCACCGTCGCCGACCTCGCGCCGTTCCTGTCCGGCGAGCGGCTGCCGGCGCTGCGCCACCTCGGCCTGGAGGACAGCGAGATCCAGGACGAGATCGCGGCGGCGGTCGCCGGCGCGCCGGTCGTCGCCCGGCTGGAGTCGCTGAGCCTGGCGATGGGCATCCTGACCGACCAGGGCGCCGAGGCGCTGCTGGCCGGCCAGCCGCTCACCCATCTGCGCAAGCTGGACCTGCACCACCACTTCCTGTCCGACACGATGATCGAGCGGGTGCGGGCCGCGCTGCCCGGCGTCGAGGTCGACCTGGACGAGCAGGAGAAGCCGGACGGCGACTGGCACTACATCGCGGTGTCCGAATGA
- a CDS encoding MetQ/NlpA family ABC transporter substrate-binding protein encodes MLRKLTAALASVALLTGLTACGSSSASDDPDAPLKVAVNPVPHGDILKYVKDDLAGKAGLKLEIVTFSDYQQPNTALKEKQVTANYFQHVPFMEEFEKKSGTKLAFVAPVHLEPLGVYSKKVKSLQAVPQGATVAVPNDPANEGRSLKLLADNGLITLKPDAPTSATERDVASNPKGLKFKPLKAAQLPRSLEDVDLSVINGNYAIEAGLAPNRDALAAEKAEGNPYANGIVTLPEDKDDPRVKKLVQLLQGPEVKKFVEDKYKGSVLIAS; translated from the coding sequence GTGCTTCGCAAGCTCACCGCCGCGCTGGCCTCCGTCGCCCTCCTCACGGGCCTCACCGCCTGCGGCTCCTCCTCGGCGTCCGACGATCCGGACGCCCCGCTCAAGGTCGCGGTCAACCCCGTCCCGCACGGCGACATCCTCAAGTACGTCAAGGACGACCTGGCGGGCAAGGCCGGCCTCAAGCTGGAGATCGTCACCTTCAGCGACTACCAGCAGCCGAACACCGCGCTGAAGGAGAAGCAGGTCACCGCCAACTACTTCCAGCATGTGCCGTTCATGGAGGAGTTCGAGAAGAAGTCCGGGACGAAGCTGGCGTTCGTCGCGCCCGTGCACCTGGAGCCCCTCGGCGTGTACTCGAAGAAGGTGAAGAGCCTGCAGGCCGTCCCGCAGGGCGCGACCGTCGCCGTGCCGAACGACCCGGCCAACGAGGGGCGCTCGCTGAAGCTGCTCGCCGACAACGGCCTGATCACCCTCAAGCCGGACGCGCCGACCAGCGCGACCGAGCGGGACGTCGCGAGCAATCCCAAGGGCCTGAAGTTCAAGCCGCTCAAGGCCGCGCAGCTGCCCCGCTCGCTGGAGGACGTCGACCTGTCGGTGATCAACGGCAACTACGCCATCGAGGCCGGGCTCGCCCCGAACAGGGACGCGCTCGCCGCCGAGAAGGCCGAGGGCAACCCCTACGCCAACGGCATCGTCACGCTGCCGGAGGACAAGGACGACCCGCGCGTGAAGAAGCTCGTCCAGCTGCTGCAGGGCCCCGAGGTGAAGAAGTTCGTCGAGGACAAGTACAAGGGGTCGGTGCTGATCGCCTCCTGA